TGTTCTATGCCACGCCTGCGCGTCTCAAATTTCTGCGCACCGACCGCGCCGAGGCGCAGGCCATCGCCGATACGGTTAAACGCCTCGCCATGGCCGAACCGCATCTGGGCTTCACACTGCGCGATGTCTCGGGCGGCGGGGAAGGGCGCGTGGTGTTCCAGTCGCTGCCGGAAACCGGCGACCTTTTCGGCGCGCTCCATGGCCGGCTCGCGGGCGTGCTGGGCCGCGATTTCGCCGAGAACGCACTGGCCATAGACGCCGAACGCGACGGGTTTCGTCTGATCGGCTATGCCGCGCTGCCCACCTATTCGCGCGGCGCTGCCGTGGCGCAGTTCCTTTTCGTCAATGGCCGCCCGGTGCGCGACAAGCTTCTCATCGGGGCATTGCGCGGGGCCTATCACGATTTCCTGTCGCGCGACCGGCATCCGGCTGCCGCGCTATTCATCACCTGTGATCCCAGACTCGTGGACGTCAACGTCCACCCCGCGAAATCCGAGGTTCGTTTCCGTGAACCCGGGTTGGTGCGGGGCCTCATCGTGTCGGCGCTCCGTCATGCGCTGCACGAGGCAGGCCACCGCGCCTCCTCCACCGTCGCGACGGCGACGTTGGGGGCGATGCGGCCCGAGGGCTCTGAACAGCCCTCCGTCCCCCGCATCTACCAGATGGACCGACCCCCCCAGTCGGTCCTTCACACCGCGCGGCACATGCAAGCTCCCCCGAGCTTCGCTTTTGCCGAGCAACCTTCGGCCCGGTTCGATCCCGCTCCCCAAGTCGCGGGGTCGGATCGGCCCGAAGAAACGCATTCTGTAGCCGTGCCAGACCGCGAATCCCTGCCGCTCGGCGCGGCGCGGGCGCAGGTGCACGAGAATTACATCATCGCCCAGACCGAAACCGGCATCGTCATCGTGGACCAGCATGCGGCCCACGAACGGCTGGTCTATGAAAATCTGAAGTCACAGATGGCGGCGAATGGCGTCGCGTCGCAGACGCTGCTCATCCCCGAGATCATCGAGCTGTCGGCGGGTGACACCGTCTTGCTCCTCGATTTGGCGGAGGACCTCGCGCGCCTGGGGCTACATATCGAAGCCTTTGGCGGCGGCGCCATCGCGGTGCGCGAAACGCCCGCGATCCTCGGACAGGTCAACGCCGAGGCAATGATCCGCGATATCCTCGACGAGCTCGCTGACCTCGGGCAGTCAAACACGCTCCAGTCCCGGATCGAGGCGATCCTGTCGCGCGTCGCCTGTCATGGCTCGATCCGCTCCGGGCGCTGGATGCGGCCAGAGGAAATGAACGCGCTCCTGCGCGAAATGGAGGCGACACCGCATTCCGGGCAGTGTAACCATGGCCGTCCCACCTATGTGGAACTGAAACTCTCTGACATCGAACGGCTTTTCGGACGCACATGATCCAGATTGGCGACACCACGTTTTCCCTCTCCGA
The Maritimibacter sp. DP1N21-5 DNA segment above includes these coding regions:
- the mutL gene encoding DNA mismatch repair endonuclease MutL, with amino-acid sequence MSGNATNSRASIQQLDEAAINRIAAGEVVERPASAVKELVENAVDAGATRIEIAYADGGKTLIRVTDDGCGIPPEELPLALARHATSKIDGSDLLNIHTFGFRGEALPSLGAVGRLTITSRAEGHDAATIRVAGGRMDPAKPAALTRGTVVELRDLFYATPARLKFLRTDRAEAQAIADTVKRLAMAEPHLGFTLRDVSGGGEGRVVFQSLPETGDLFGALHGRLAGVLGRDFAENALAIDAERDGFRLIGYAALPTYSRGAAVAQFLFVNGRPVRDKLLIGALRGAYHDFLSRDRHPAAALFITCDPRLVDVNVHPAKSEVRFREPGLVRGLIVSALRHALHEAGHRASSTVATATLGAMRPEGSEQPSVPRIYQMDRPPQSVLHTARHMQAPPSFAFAEQPSARFDPAPQVAGSDRPEETHSVAVPDRESLPLGAARAQVHENYIIAQTETGIVIVDQHAAHERLVYENLKSQMAANGVASQTLLIPEIIELSAGDTVLLLDLAEDLARLGLHIEAFGGGAIAVRETPAILGQVNAEAMIRDILDELADLGQSNTLQSRIEAILSRVACHGSIRSGRWMRPEEMNALLREMEATPHSGQCNHGRPTYVELKLSDIERLFGRT